From Microbacterium sp. YJN-G, a single genomic window includes:
- a CDS encoding LpqB family beta-propeller domain-containing protein: MRSRHRIRLAGLAAAMVVLLAGCAGLPTTGTPNAGLAVGEENELPSFTPIARGPEPGASPARLVAGFLDAAMTPANEWEIAKEFLTDDLRQSWKPDASVTIDSSAVFRDFEATPPADDETADTAEVRVQVEQIASVDKEGAYSAASGAGTAAYRLERREDGEWRISEAPDGIFLDADTFGQVYQKYSLKYFDQSWTHLVPDVRWFPRRTAMATSVARALISGQPSPWLAPAVRSAFSDDVSLSGDAVLVDSAQVASVALSRAALSASSTVLARMRTQLESSLVGAGVTEVRFTVDGTPLDAGTVPVEEAITDPGVLILTEEGFGTASGGSVAPVGGLTAQLEKLVEPIRAVDVSLSAALAAVQLRDGRVYAVSAGNTDELDKRPGLIEPSLDPFGYTWTVPRGDPAALEAWAEQVERFPVAGSWPSAESITHLRVAADGARVAAIVAVGGQRRLVVASVLRGEQSEPVELGELHEVARLTGPAQGLAWVGADSLAVLSAAPDPAVTTHVVGGPSSSSPAPDGAVAIAGARSTTGLRVLSSNGSVYAQRGTSWQVSVEDVLVLGTRAGY; the protein is encoded by the coding sequence ATGAGATCACGTCATCGCATCCGCCTCGCCGGCCTCGCCGCGGCGATGGTCGTGCTGCTGGCCGGCTGCGCCGGCCTGCCCACGACGGGCACACCGAACGCCGGGCTCGCCGTCGGCGAGGAGAACGAGCTGCCCTCGTTCACCCCGATCGCCCGCGGGCCCGAGCCGGGTGCGAGTCCCGCCCGCCTGGTCGCCGGCTTCCTCGACGCCGCGATGACGCCCGCCAACGAATGGGAGATCGCGAAGGAGTTCCTCACCGACGACCTGCGCCAGAGCTGGAAGCCCGACGCGAGCGTGACCATCGACTCCTCGGCCGTGTTCCGCGACTTCGAGGCCACGCCCCCCGCCGACGACGAGACGGCTGACACCGCAGAGGTGCGGGTGCAGGTGGAGCAGATCGCCAGCGTCGACAAGGAGGGCGCGTACAGTGCGGCATCCGGCGCGGGCACCGCGGCCTACCGGCTCGAACGGCGCGAGGACGGCGAGTGGCGCATCTCCGAGGCTCCGGACGGCATCTTCCTCGATGCCGACACCTTCGGCCAGGTGTACCAGAAGTACTCGCTGAAGTACTTCGACCAGAGCTGGACCCACCTCGTCCCCGATGTGCGCTGGTTCCCTCGGCGCACCGCGATGGCCACGTCCGTGGCCCGTGCGCTGATCTCCGGCCAGCCCAGTCCCTGGCTGGCGCCGGCGGTACGCTCCGCCTTCTCCGACGACGTCTCGCTCTCGGGCGATGCCGTGCTCGTCGATTCCGCGCAGGTGGCATCGGTGGCACTGTCACGGGCCGCCCTGTCGGCATCCTCCACCGTGCTCGCGCGCATGCGCACCCAGCTGGAGTCGAGCCTGGTGGGGGCGGGGGTCACCGAGGTGCGCTTCACCGTCGACGGCACGCCCCTGGATGCCGGCACGGTTCCCGTCGAGGAGGCGATCACCGACCCCGGAGTGCTGATTCTCACCGAAGAGGGCTTCGGCACGGCATCCGGGGGCTCGGTGGCGCCGGTCGGCGGACTCACCGCCCAGCTCGAGAAGCTCGTCGAGCCGATCCGGGCGGTGGACGTGTCGCTGAGCGCCGCGCTCGCCGCCGTGCAGCTGCGCGACGGACGCGTGTACGCCGTGAGCGCGGGCAACACCGATGAGCTCGACAAGCGTCCCGGTCTCATCGAGCCGTCCCTGGATCCGTTCGGCTACACCTGGACCGTCCCCCGCGGCGATCCCGCCGCCCTGGAGGCCTGGGCGGAGCAGGTCGAGAGATTCCCCGTGGCCGGCTCCTGGCCGAGCGCGGAGTCCATCACGCATCTGCGCGTGGCGGCCGACGGCGCGCGTGTCGCCGCGATCGTCGCGGTCGGCGGACAGCGGCGCCTCGTCGTGGCATCGGTGCTGCGCGGCGAGCAGTCCGAGCCGGTGGAGCTCGGCGAGCTTCACGAGGTGGCGCGACTGACCGGGCCCGCGCAGGGCCTCGCCTGGGTGGGAGCCGATTCGCTCGCGGTGCTCTCCGCCGCACCCGACCCTGCCGTCACCACGCACGTCGTCGGTGGCCCTTCGTCCTCATCGCCCGCTCCCGACGGCGCGGTCGCGATCGCCGGAGCGCGGTCGACCACCGGGCTGCGGGTGCTGTCCTCGAACGGGTCGGTCTACGCGCAGCGCGGCACCTCGTGGCAGGTCTCCGTCGAGGACGTCCTCGTACTCGGCACACGCGCCGGGTACTGA
- a CDS encoding ComF family protein produces the protein MRWEQATAVAREALAFVLASCCPGCDWPGTLLCDACRGMLAADPVEVVTPGGLAVHAALTYEGVAARSIRRVKEEGATMLTRPLGAALATVLGERMPPGALVVPVPTSRAAFRRRGYRVPELLIREAGYDARRILHPARRTGDQRGLDRERRARNVAGSMRASSGWAEAPPVVIVDDVVTTGATLDEAARALRAAGFRPVCGVALAATPRHRDTRKSR, from the coding sequence ATGAGATGGGAGCAGGCGACTGCGGTCGCGCGGGAGGCGCTGGCGTTCGTGCTGGCATCGTGCTGTCCCGGATGCGATTGGCCGGGCACTCTGCTCTGTGACGCCTGCCGGGGGATGCTCGCGGCCGACCCGGTCGAGGTCGTCACCCCGGGCGGACTGGCGGTGCATGCCGCGCTGACGTACGAGGGCGTCGCCGCGCGCAGCATCCGCCGGGTGAAGGAGGAGGGCGCGACGATGCTCACCCGGCCGCTCGGGGCGGCACTCGCGACCGTACTCGGGGAGCGGATGCCGCCCGGCGCGCTGGTCGTGCCCGTGCCGACCAGCCGCGCCGCGTTCCGCCGGCGCGGCTACCGGGTGCCCGAGCTGCTGATCCGCGAGGCGGGCTACGACGCGCGCCGGATCCTGCATCCGGCGCGGCGCACCGGCGATCAGCGCGGCCTGGACCGGGAGAGGCGGGCGCGGAACGTCGCCGGGAGCATGCGCGCCTCCTCGGGGTGGGCGGAGGCGCCACCGGTCGTGATCGTCGACGACGTGGTGACGACAGGGGCGACGCTGGACGAGGCCGCACGTGCGCTGCGCGCGGCCGGATTCCGCCCGGTGTGCGGCGTGGCCCTCGCCGCGACGCCGCGTCATCGCGACACGCGGAAATCACGGTGA
- the hpf gene encoding ribosome hibernation-promoting factor, HPF/YfiA family, with protein sequence METSIVGVGVSISDRFRAVVEEKTARIQTLAPRALRLETKVTHRAYRNGRVPDETVELTLLGKGPVIRAEAVDADKFTALDLALDKLAEQLRRAKEKRIDGRNQNRGAHFEKGSGALEGIDVQPASVDVLQAVATGAIPVQEEEEEAYSPVVIRTKNFDAEWMTIEEAVDRMELVGHDFFLFVDARTDHPSVVYRRKGWDYGVISLTTAAPPAEALAS encoded by the coding sequence ATGGAAACGAGCATCGTCGGTGTCGGAGTGAGCATCTCCGATCGGTTCCGGGCGGTCGTCGAGGAGAAGACGGCGCGTATCCAGACTCTCGCACCTCGGGCACTGCGACTCGAGACCAAGGTCACCCACCGCGCGTACCGCAACGGCCGGGTTCCCGACGAGACGGTGGAGCTGACGCTCCTGGGCAAGGGGCCCGTGATCCGCGCGGAGGCCGTCGACGCCGACAAGTTCACCGCGCTCGACCTGGCGCTCGACAAGCTCGCGGAGCAGCTGCGCCGCGCGAAGGAGAAGCGGATCGACGGGCGCAACCAGAACCGCGGCGCTCACTTCGAGAAGGGCAGCGGCGCGCTCGAGGGCATCGACGTCCAGCCGGCATCCGTCGACGTGCTGCAGGCCGTCGCGACCGGCGCCATCCCCGTCCAGGAGGAAGAGGAGGAGGCGTACTCGCCGGTCGTCATCCGCACGAAGAACTTCGACGCGGAGTGGATGACCATCGAGGAGGCCGTCGACCGGATGGAGCTGGTCGGGCACGACTTCTTCCTGTTCGTCGATGCGCGCACCGACCACCCGAGCGTCGTCTACCGCCGCAAGGGCTGGGACTACGGTGTCATCTCGCTGACGACTGCGGCTCCCCCCGCTGAGGCGCTCGCGTCCTGA
- a CDS encoding PadR family transcriptional regulator, with protein sequence MSVRQSLLAILDQGPCYGYQLRAEFDRRTGSTWPLNVGQIYNTLERLERDGLVAKGDVDEQGHVYYEITDAGRLEVRDWLGSPAAGGSGTRDELVIKLAIASTLPGVDVAQVIRSQRRASLAQLEELGAVGLSDADAAGPEELARSLIVDSMIVNVEARLRWLDLVEQRLSRRPHAASALSLATDRPKRGRPAKLPAPFPS encoded by the coding sequence ATGTCCGTCCGCCAGAGCCTGCTCGCCATCCTCGACCAGGGGCCGTGCTACGGCTATCAGCTGCGCGCCGAGTTCGATCGCCGCACCGGATCGACCTGGCCGCTGAACGTCGGCCAGATCTACAACACCCTCGAGCGCCTGGAGCGCGATGGGCTGGTCGCCAAGGGCGACGTCGACGAGCAGGGGCACGTCTACTACGAGATCACCGATGCCGGCCGTCTCGAGGTGCGGGACTGGCTGGGCTCTCCCGCCGCCGGCGGATCGGGCACGCGGGACGAACTGGTGATCAAGCTGGCGATCGCCTCGACGCTTCCCGGCGTCGATGTCGCGCAGGTCATCCGCAGCCAGCGCCGCGCATCTCTCGCGCAGCTGGAGGAGCTCGGGGCGGTAGGGCTCTCCGACGCGGATGCCGCGGGCCCCGAGGAGCTCGCGCGATCGCTGATCGTCGACTCGATGATCGTCAACGTCGAGGCCCGGCTGCGCTGGCTCGATCTCGTCGAGCAGCGCTTGAGCCGCCGCCCGCACGCCGCATCCGCTCTGTCCCTGGCGACCGACCGCCCCAAGCGCGGCCGCCCCGCCAAGCTCCCCGCCCCATTCCCTTCCTGA
- the secA gene encoding preprotein translocase subunit SecA, producing the protein MANPLEKMLRAGEGRILRRLKQVVKAVNALEDDFEKLTDEELRGETAELRARYEKGETLDQLMPEAFAAVREAARRTLGMRAYDVQIMGGAALHNGNIAEMKTGEGKTLVAAFPSYLNAIAGKGVHIITVNDFLASYQSELMGRVHRALGMTTGTIVSGQTPEVRREQYAADITYGTNNEFGFDYLRDNMAWRREDLVQREHFFAIVDEVDSILIDEARTPLIISGPSSGEANRWFTEFAKIARTLEPGVDYEVDEKKRTVGVLEPGIEKVEDYLGIDNLYESANTPLISFLNNSIKAIALFKKDTDYVVMNDEVMIVDEHTGRILVGRRYNEGIHQAIEAKEGVPVKAENQTLATVTLQNYFRLYEKLAGMTGTAETEAAEFMSTYNLGVVPIPTNRPMIRKDQPDLVYKNEQAKFTQVVEDIAERHASGQPVLVGTVSVEKSEYLSRLLAKKGIKHEVLNAKNHAREAEIVALAGKLGAVTVATNMAGRGTDIMLGGNAEFLAVQELKSKGLDPEETPEEYEAAWDETYEAMKTKVAEDGEKVAEAGGLYVLGTERHESRRIDNQLRGRSGRQGDPGESRFYLSLTDDLMRLFQSGAAEAILARTNFPDDVPIESGLVSRAIRSAQSQVEARNAEMRKNVLKYDDVLNRQREAIYTDRRHILHGDDIADRVRHFIEDAISGIVDDHTAEGHTESWDFDSLWTELKTLYPMNVTIDEVVAEAAGRKGGINAESLKRELLSDALIAYEKREESLGEAATRELERRVVLQVLDRRWRDHLYEMDYLKDGIGLRAMAQRDPLIEYQREGYAMFQSMMGQIKEESVGYLYNLEVEVRRAGADQTEVEAKGLVDAQPEQKLEYSAPNDSGDVEVRNERGQVQQAATARLRKAGQGGEEPARGSFGQRTDAEEAPAGNREQRRAQSKKRK; encoded by the coding sequence GTGGCGAATCCTCTCGAGAAGATGCTGCGCGCCGGCGAGGGACGCATCCTTCGCAGGCTGAAGCAGGTCGTCAAGGCCGTCAACGCGCTGGAGGACGACTTCGAGAAGCTCACCGATGAGGAGCTGCGGGGCGAGACCGCCGAGCTGCGCGCTCGGTACGAGAAGGGCGAGACCCTCGACCAGCTGATGCCCGAGGCGTTCGCCGCGGTGCGCGAGGCCGCGCGCCGCACGCTGGGCATGCGCGCCTACGACGTGCAGATCATGGGCGGCGCGGCCCTGCACAACGGCAACATCGCCGAGATGAAGACCGGTGAGGGCAAGACCCTCGTAGCGGCGTTCCCGTCCTACCTGAACGCCATCGCGGGCAAGGGCGTGCACATCATCACGGTCAACGACTTCCTCGCGTCGTACCAGTCCGAGCTGATGGGCCGCGTGCACCGGGCGCTGGGCATGACCACGGGCACCATCGTCTCGGGCCAGACCCCCGAGGTGCGCCGCGAGCAGTACGCCGCCGACATCACCTACGGCACGAACAACGAGTTCGGCTTCGACTACCTGCGCGACAACATGGCGTGGCGGCGCGAGGACCTCGTCCAGCGCGAGCATTTCTTCGCGATCGTCGACGAGGTGGACTCGATCCTCATCGACGAGGCCCGCACGCCGCTGATCATCTCCGGCCCCTCCTCCGGCGAGGCCAACCGCTGGTTCACCGAGTTCGCCAAGATCGCCCGCACCCTCGAGCCCGGCGTCGACTACGAGGTCGACGAGAAGAAGCGCACGGTGGGCGTGCTGGAGCCCGGAATCGAGAAGGTCGAGGACTACCTCGGCATCGACAACCTCTACGAGTCGGCGAACACCCCGCTGATCTCGTTCCTGAACAACTCGATCAAGGCGATCGCCCTGTTCAAGAAGGACACCGACTACGTCGTGATGAACGACGAGGTCATGATCGTCGACGAGCACACCGGCCGCATCCTGGTCGGACGCCGTTACAACGAGGGCATCCACCAGGCCATCGAGGCCAAGGAGGGCGTGCCGGTCAAGGCCGAGAACCAGACCCTCGCGACGGTCACCCTGCAGAACTACTTCCGCCTCTACGAGAAGCTCGCAGGCATGACCGGAACCGCCGAGACCGAGGCGGCCGAGTTCATGTCGACCTACAACCTCGGCGTGGTGCCGATCCCGACGAACCGCCCGATGATCCGCAAGGATCAGCCCGACCTCGTGTACAAGAACGAGCAGGCCAAGTTCACCCAGGTGGTCGAGGACATCGCCGAGCGTCACGCAAGTGGCCAGCCGGTGCTGGTGGGCACGGTGAGCGTCGAGAAGAGCGAGTACCTCTCGCGTCTGCTGGCGAAGAAGGGCATCAAGCACGAGGTCCTCAACGCCAAGAACCACGCTCGCGAGGCCGAGATCGTCGCGCTGGCCGGAAAGCTCGGCGCCGTCACCGTGGCCACGAACATGGCCGGACGAGGCACCGACATCATGCTCGGCGGCAACGCCGAGTTCCTCGCCGTGCAGGAGCTCAAGTCGAAGGGGCTTGACCCGGAGGAGACTCCGGAGGAGTACGAAGCCGCGTGGGATGAGACCTATGAGGCCATGAAGACGAAGGTCGCCGAGGACGGCGAGAAGGTCGCCGAGGCCGGCGGCCTGTACGTGCTGGGCACCGAGCGCCACGAGTCGCGACGCATCGACAACCAGCTGCGCGGTCGTTCGGGCCGTCAGGGAGACCCGGGTGAGAGCCGCTTCTACCTGAGCCTCACCGACGACCTGATGCGCCTGTTCCAGTCGGGTGCGGCCGAGGCGATCCTCGCGCGCACGAACTTCCCCGACGACGTGCCGATCGAGTCGGGGCTGGTCAGCCGCGCCATCCGCAGCGCCCAGTCGCAGGTCGAGGCGCGCAACGCCGAGATGCGCAAGAACGTGCTCAAGTACGACGACGTGCTCAACAGGCAGCGCGAGGCGATCTACACCGACCGCCGTCACATCCTGCACGGCGACGACATCGCCGACCGGGTGCGTCACTTCATCGAGGATGCGATCAGCGGGATCGTCGACGACCACACCGCCGAGGGCCACACCGAGAGCTGGGACTTCGACTCGCTGTGGACCGAGCTGAAGACCCTGTACCCGATGAACGTCACCATCGACGAGGTCGTCGCCGAGGCGGCGGGCCGCAAGGGCGGCATCAACGCCGAGAGCCTCAAGCGCGAACTGCTCTCGGATGCTCTGATCGCGTACGAGAAGCGCGAGGAGTCGCTCGGTGAGGCCGCGACCCGCGAGCTCGAGCGCCGGGTGGTGCTGCAGGTGCTCGACCGTCGCTGGCGCGACCACCTCTACGAGATGGACTACCTCAAGGACGGCATCGGCCTGCGCGCGATGGCGCAGCGCGACCCGCTGATCGAGTACCAGCGCGAGGGCTACGCGATGTTCCAGTCGATGATGGGCCAGATCAAGGAGGAGTCCGTCGGCTACCTCTACAACCTCGAGGTCGAGGTGCGCCGTGCCGGTGCCGACCAGACCGAGGTCGAGGCGAAGGGTCTCGTCGATGCGCAGCCCGAGCAGAAGCTCGAGTACTCCGCGCCGAACGACTCCGGCGACGTCGAGGTGCGCAACGAGCGCGGTCAGGTGCAGCAGGCGGCCACCGCCCGCCTGCGCAAGGCCGGCCAGGGCGGCGAGGAGCCGGCCCGCGGCTCGTTCGGCCAGCGGACGGATGCTGAGGAGGCGCCCGCCGGCAACCGCGAGCAGCGCCGCGCGCAGAGCAAGAAGCGCAAGTAG
- a CDS encoding nucleoside deaminase, which translates to MTDTTPSAEVLDSYFGPAVEVTIDGMRAGTGGPFGATLVNADGEIVVAIGNTVIKDTDISGHAEMVAVREACRKLDTLDLSGHIMYATCEPCPMCVGVMMWAGITTCYYASTRDDAADNGFSDMHLRRYLDGSDTSTLDMIHLDEGREDCASIWTEFQKLNG; encoded by the coding sequence ATGACTGACACCACCCCCTCCGCCGAAGTGCTCGACTCGTACTTCGGCCCGGCGGTCGAGGTGACCATCGACGGGATGCGCGCCGGCACCGGTGGCCCGTTCGGCGCGACCCTCGTCAACGCCGACGGCGAGATCGTCGTGGCGATCGGCAACACCGTCATCAAGGACACCGACATCTCGGGCCACGCCGAGATGGTCGCCGTCCGCGAGGCCTGCCGCAAGCTCGACACGCTCGACCTGTCGGGTCACATCATGTACGCGACCTGCGAGCCGTGCCCGATGTGCGTCGGAGTGATGATGTGGGCGGGCATCACCACCTGCTACTACGCCTCGACCCGCGACGACGCCGCCGACAACGGCTTCAGCGACATGCACCTGCGCCGCTACCTGGACGGCAGCGACACCTCCACGCTCGACATGATCCACCTGGACGAGGGCCGTGAGGACTGCGCGTCGATCTGGACCGAGTTCCAGAAGCTGAACGGCTGA
- a CDS encoding cytosine permease, which translates to MSAPAIDPQLVDPGAERIAEYSARGYADDVLPIRPKDRTWKTPQFITVWMGPIHNILSYFTVMTFFALGLNAWQVVGAIMTAAVIVSIGYILNGQAAAKYGVPFAMQLREAFGHKGALVPTWVRGIIAGFMFFGITSVSSAQAFDVVFETIWPGYMNIGGGADILGLPIPTAISYLITWVITVGLFLGGQAFLGKFSNWANPAVYILVVIAVVLAVVNAGGLGEVFSTRVVDSPVTPLIFITCVSILVSNWAGPIVNTGDYTRNATSMKAPAIGFPIGVIGSYILFALVTVSFVAALQVVSGGDFDINRPGVFIQAINEGVGNPFVVVLLILAMNVGAVAFVVFGNMLPAGLQLTAQLPKLFTLKRGAILAAVIGTLILPWQFVENTDALFLFYSLIGSMFGPIVGIMLASYFVERKKTLDVDGIYADYKGGQKGSLPAYNWRALGVLIASFVITMIGRVPGVSSVEFLAQVNNLAFFSGLIVGFVGYAILTLSASKSSN; encoded by the coding sequence ATGTCCGCACCCGCAATCGACCCGCAGCTGGTCGACCCCGGCGCCGAGCGCATCGCCGAGTATTCGGCGCGCGGTTATGCCGATGATGTGCTGCCGATCCGTCCCAAGGATCGCACCTGGAAGACCCCGCAGTTCATCACCGTGTGGATGGGGCCGATCCACAACATCCTGTCCTACTTCACCGTCATGACCTTCTTCGCGCTGGGCCTGAACGCCTGGCAGGTGGTCGGCGCCATCATGACCGCCGCGGTGATCGTCTCGATCGGCTACATCCTCAACGGACAGGCCGCCGCCAAGTACGGCGTGCCGTTCGCGATGCAGCTGCGAGAGGCCTTCGGCCACAAGGGCGCGCTGGTGCCCACCTGGGTGCGCGGCATCATCGCCGGCTTCATGTTCTTCGGCATCACGAGCGTCTCGTCGGCACAGGCCTTCGACGTCGTCTTCGAGACCATCTGGCCCGGATACATGAACATCGGGGGCGGCGCCGACATCCTCGGCCTGCCGATCCCGACCGCCATCTCGTACCTGATCACCTGGGTGATCACCGTCGGCCTGTTCCTGGGCGGCCAGGCGTTCCTCGGCAAGTTCAGCAACTGGGCGAACCCGGCGGTCTACATCCTCGTCGTGATCGCCGTGGTGCTGGCCGTGGTCAACGCGGGCGGTCTCGGAGAGGTGTTCTCCACCCGTGTGGTCGACTCCCCCGTCACCCCGCTGATCTTCATCACCTGCGTGTCGATCCTGGTGTCGAACTGGGCGGGACCCATCGTCAACACCGGCGACTACACCCGCAACGCCACCTCGATGAAGGCCCCTGCCATCGGGTTCCCCATCGGCGTGATCGGCTCGTACATCCTGTTCGCGCTGGTCACGGTCTCGTTCGTGGCCGCCCTGCAGGTCGTCTCGGGCGGCGACTTCGACATCAACCGTCCCGGCGTCTTCATCCAGGCCATCAACGAGGGCGTCGGCAACCCGTTCGTCGTCGTGCTCCTGATCCTGGCGATGAACGTCGGCGCTGTCGCCTTCGTCGTCTTCGGCAACATGCTGCCGGCCGGTCTGCAGCTGACCGCTCAGCTGCCGAAGCTGTTCACGCTCAAGCGCGGTGCGATCCTCGCCGCCGTCATCGGCACGCTGATCCTGCCGTGGCAGTTCGTCGAGAACACCGACGCGCTGTTCCTGTTCTACTCGCTCATCGGCTCGATGTTCGGCCCGATCGTCGGCATCATGCTCGCCTCGTACTTCGTGGAGCGCAAGAAGACCCTCGACGTCGACGGCATCTACGCCGACTACAAGGGCGGTCAGAAGGGATCGCTGCCGGCGTACAACTGGCGCGCCCTGGGCGTACTGATCGCGAGCTTCGTGATCACCATGATCGGCCGCGTGCCCGGAGTCTCGAGCGTCGAGTTCCTGGCGCAGGTGAACAACCTGGCGTTCTTCTCGGGCCTGATCGTGGGCTTCGTCGGCTACGCCATCCTGACGCTGTCCGCATCCAAGAGCAGCAACTGA
- a CDS encoding DUF1116 domain-containing protein — protein sequence MSVNDLFSTELKPVNLGLDMFADDLKAQGVAPVLMDWTPPGGGDPEVIAALSRLEDPAVAEKIDAANQVALERILGSQPFLEGFGQALDTVPGMTKKTILHAGPPIEFTRMSGPMKGAVTGALVFEGLAKDVDEAFELAASGEITFAPCHEHQSVGSMAGVTSASMWVHKVTNRAYGNTAYTNLSEQLSKILRFGANDQSVIDRLNWMRDVFGPVLAGAMALNEEGLDLRLLLSQALHMGDEAHNRNVAGTTLLIQALAPYILETDFTTKEKREVFDFVASSDYFSGPTWMVAAKASMDAANGIENSTVVTTMARNGVDFGIRVSGTGGQWFTGPAQEVIGPMFAGYTPADSGLDMGDSAITETFGIGGFAMAAAPAIVALVGGTVDEAMGYSRTMNAITTGNNPNITIPALDFMGVPSGIDVRKVMETGILPIINTAIAHKDPGIGMIGAGITHPPVEAFQKALRALADTVKP from the coding sequence ATGAGTGTCAACGATCTGTTCTCCACCGAGCTGAAGCCGGTGAACCTCGGTCTCGACATGTTCGCCGATGACCTGAAGGCCCAGGGCGTCGCGCCCGTGCTGATGGACTGGACCCCGCCGGGCGGCGGGGACCCCGAGGTCATCGCCGCGCTCAGCCGCCTCGAGGACCCGGCGGTCGCCGAGAAGATCGACGCCGCCAACCAGGTCGCGCTGGAGCGCATCCTCGGCTCGCAGCCGTTCCTGGAGGGCTTCGGCCAGGCGCTGGACACGGTGCCTGGCATGACGAAGAAGACGATCCTGCACGCCGGTCCCCCGATCGAGTTCACCCGGATGTCGGGCCCCATGAAGGGCGCCGTCACCGGTGCGCTGGTGTTCGAGGGTCTCGCGAAGGACGTCGACGAGGCGTTCGAGCTCGCCGCCTCCGGCGAGATCACCTTCGCCCCCTGCCACGAGCACCAGTCGGTCGGCTCGATGGCAGGCGTCACCAGTGCGAGCATGTGGGTGCACAAGGTCACCAACCGCGCGTACGGCAACACCGCGTACACGAACCTGTCGGAGCAGCTGTCGAAGATCCTGCGCTTCGGTGCGAACGACCAGTCGGTCATCGACCGCCTGAACTGGATGCGCGACGTGTTCGGTCCCGTCCTCGCCGGCGCCATGGCGCTGAACGAGGAGGGTCTCGACCTGCGTCTGCTGCTCTCGCAAGCCCTGCACATGGGTGACGAGGCGCACAACCGCAACGTCGCAGGCACCACCCTGCTGATCCAGGCGCTGGCCCCGTACATCCTCGAGACGGACTTCACCACCAAGGAGAAGCGCGAGGTCTTCGACTTCGTCGCGTCCTCGGACTACTTCTCCGGGCCGACCTGGATGGTCGCGGCGAAGGCGTCGATGGATGCTGCGAACGGCATCGAGAACTCCACCGTCGTCACGACGATGGCACGCAACGGCGTCGACTTCGGCATCCGCGTCTCCGGCACCGGCGGTCAGTGGTTCACCGGCCCCGCACAGGAGGTCATCGGGCCGATGTTCGCCGGGTACACCCCGGCCGACTCGGGCCTGGACATGGGCGACTCGGCCATCACCGAGACGTTCGGCATCGGCGGCTTCGCCATGGCGGCCGCACCCGCGATCGTCGCCCTGGTCGGCGGCACCGTGGACGAGGCCATGGGCTACTCGCGCACGATGAACGCCATCACCACCGGCAACAACCCGAACATCACGATCCCGGCGCTCGACTTCATGGGCGTGCCCAGCGGCATCGACGTGCGCAAGGTCATGGAGACCGGCATCCTGCCGATCATCAACACCGCGATCGCGCACAAGGATCCCGGTATCGGCATGATCGGCGCCGGCATCACGCACCCGCCGGTCGAGGCCTTCCAGAAGGCGCTGCGCGCCCTTGCAGACACGGTCAAGCCGTGA